The following are encoded together in the Phragmites australis chromosome 19, lpPhrAust1.1, whole genome shotgun sequence genome:
- the LOC133900194 gene encoding disease resistance protein RGA2-like: MESVAQEPKPPLNLAVGLAHPMKRSQAHTAHANNVTTHHRVDHDGYALVRSSWSFPLSRLTGPAKRLCTVAAGTTVGHDDGVDQLSVVLARLEDATEDMKEFILVLACCPRIQRRPISNFFSEDKFMFGRLVEREQIISFLLKPGSNLDILPIVGGPEVGKGTIVKCVCSDERVRDHFSFILYSYGSLLEERCIEDMLGTLRRGGHVLHESSVSGHGRHLLVIKNTYEVVINEAVWVSLCASLRSTAPGSKIIVISENDRIADLGTVVAMRVKPLPREEYWYFFRSLAFGGNDPEEHPELAVLGRKIAAALHGSFFGAKVLVGLLRMNLNAQFWCAVLNVVQSFHASLRGDDDHFSKICVAKIALETLPVPLRLKSACKTGVASELPAMTIQELLHSAGVPHQEEIRIMLWESAYMPNYRYTVVCEKVEKRPSAPIERKRRARQQQIDQ; this comes from the exons ATGGAGTCCGTGGCGCAGGAGCCGAAGCCACCTCTCAACTTGGCCGTAGGACTCGCACATCCGATGAAACGGTCGCAAGCTCATACAGCACATGCAAATA ACGTCACCACACACCACCGTGTGGATCATGATGGATATGCTCTGGTGAGGAGCTCCTGGTCATTTCCCTTATCTCGCTTGACTGGCCCAGCAAAGCGACTTTGCACTGTAGCTGCAGGTACAACCGTAGGCCACGACGATGGCGTTGATCAACTAAGTGTTGTGCTAGCAAGGTTGGAAGATGCTACAGAGGATATGAAGGAATTCATTCTGGTGCTGGCCTGCTGCCCTAGAATACAACGGCGGCCGATCTCCAATTTTTTCTCTGAGGACAAATTTATGTTTGGCCGACTTGTCGAGAGGGAGCAGATAATCAGCTTCTTGCTGAAGCCTGGGAGCAACCTGGACATCCTACCAATAGTCGGTGGTCCGGAAGTGGGGAAGGGCACCATCGTCAAGTGTGTCTGCAGCGATGAGAGGGTCCGTGATCACTTTTCCTTCATCCTCTATTCCTATGGGTCTCTTCTTGAGGAGCGCTGTATTGAAGATATGTTGGGCACATTACGACGTGGTGGTCACGTGCTTCATGAGTCATCCGTCTCAGGGCATGGAAGGCATCTACTTGTGATTAAAAACACATATGAAGTAGTAATCAACGAGGCAGTGTGGGTCTCACTCTGTGCATCTCTGAGATCCACCGCGCCTGGAAGCAAGATCATAGTCATCAGCGAGAACGACCGCATCGCGGACCTCGGGACCGTGGTAGCAATGCGGGTGAAGCCTTTGCCCCGGGAGGAATAttggtacttcttcagatcactCGCATTTGGTGGCAACGATCCAGAGGAGCACCCGGAGCTTGCCGTCCTGGGCAGGAAGATTGCAGCAGCACTGCACGGGTCATTCTTCGGCGCAAAGGTGCTCGTTGGCCTACTTAGGATGAACCTCAATGCACAATTCTGGTGTGCCGTGCTAAATGTTGTGCAGAGCTTCCATGCATCCCTGCGAGGAGATGATGATCACTTCTCCAAGATCTGTGTCGCCAAGATAGCGTTGGAGACGCTCCCTGTTCCTCTGAGGCTCAAGAGTGCTTGTAAGACTGGTGTGGCTTCGGAATTGCCAGCAATGACCATCCAAGAACTACTGCATTCTGCTGGCGTTCCTCACCAAGAGGAGATACGGATTATGCTGTGGGAATCTGCCTACATGCCGAATTATCGGTACACAGTTGTTTGCGAGAAGGTAGAAAAGCGTCCAAGTGCGCCAATCGAGAGGAAGAGGCGGGCAAGGCAGCAGCAGATTGATCAGTAG